A region from the Variovorax sp. V93 genome encodes:
- the lptC gene encoding LPS export ABC transporter periplasmic protein LptC — translation MKRAWNLLRDVLDRATIYLPIILTAAVALGTYWLVRNAPKLLAPTAKAAPTHEPDYFMRGFVIKNFLPNGDLRSELHGKEGRHYPDTDTVEVDDVRMRSVSPQGFTTHATANRGISNSDGSEIQLFGNAIVIRDPVVGPNGKSTPRLEFRGDFLHAFLDTERVTSNKPVTLIRGADQFTAENLDYDNLSGVANLTGRVRGVLIPSAAGKPR, via the coding sequence ATGAAGCGTGCCTGGAACCTGCTGCGCGACGTGCTCGACCGCGCCACGATCTACCTGCCCATCATTCTCACGGCGGCCGTTGCGCTCGGCACCTACTGGCTGGTGCGCAACGCGCCCAAGCTGCTCGCACCCACGGCCAAGGCCGCGCCCACGCACGAGCCCGACTATTTCATGCGCGGCTTCGTGATCAAGAACTTCCTGCCCAACGGCGACCTGCGCAGCGAACTCCATGGCAAGGAAGGCCGGCACTACCCCGACACCGACACCGTCGAGGTCGACGACGTGCGCATGCGCTCGGTTTCGCCGCAGGGCTTCACGACCCACGCCACCGCCAATCGCGGCATCTCCAATTCCGACGGCAGCGAGATCCAGCTCTTCGGCAACGCCATCGTCATCCGCGATCCGGTGGTGGGGCCCAACGGCAAGTCCACGCCGCGGCTGGAGTTCCGCGGCGATTTCCTGCACGCCTTTCTCGACACCGAACGCGTGACCTCGAACAAGCCGGTCACGCTCATCCGCGGCGCCGACCAGTTCACCGCCGAAAACCTCGACTACGACAACCTGAGCGGCGTTGCCAACCTGACCGGCCGGGTGCGCGGCGTCCTGATTCCCTCGGCGGCCGGCAAGCCGCGCTGA
- a CDS encoding KdsC family phosphatase produces MPLDFQAETLLAAQDVRIAFFDIDGVLTDGGVYFTEHGETLKRFSILDGYGLKLLRLAGITPAVITGRDSKPLRVRLEALGIQHVRYGTEDKLPAAQAMLEELGFSWLQAAAIGDDWPDLPVLARVGFAAAPANAHVEVRDAVNYVTRARGGEGAAREFCDLLLTACGQYRRLLDAARGPRQ; encoded by the coding sequence ATGCCGCTCGACTTCCAGGCCGAAACCTTGCTCGCCGCGCAGGACGTGCGCATCGCGTTCTTCGACATCGATGGCGTGCTGACCGACGGCGGCGTGTATTTCACCGAGCACGGCGAAACCCTCAAGCGCTTCAGCATCCTGGACGGCTACGGCCTCAAGCTGCTGCGCCTGGCGGGTATCACGCCCGCGGTGATCACCGGCCGCGACTCCAAGCCGCTGCGCGTGCGGCTCGAAGCGCTGGGCATCCAGCACGTGCGCTACGGCACCGAAGACAAGCTGCCCGCGGCCCAGGCCATGCTCGAGGAGCTCGGCTTCAGCTGGCTGCAGGCCGCGGCCATCGGCGACGACTGGCCCGACCTGCCCGTGCTGGCGCGCGTCGGCTTCGCGGCCGCGCCCGCCAATGCGCATGTCGAAGTGCGCGACGCGGTCAACTACGTCACCCGCGCACGCGGCGGAGAAGGCGCGGCGCGCGAGTTCTGCGATCTGCTGCTGACGGCCTGCGGCCAATACCGCCGCCTGCTCGACGCCGCCCGGGGTCCCAGGCAATGA
- a CDS encoding SIS domain-containing protein, whose amino-acid sequence MSSAPLPPVVDADAILARARATFDIESDAVLGLKSRVGPSFVDAVRKILDVRGRVVVMGMGKSGHVGRKIAATLASTGTPAMFVHPAEASHGDLGMIKPVDLVLAISNSGEVDELTVILPVVKRQGVPLIAMTGRTDSTLARHADIVIDAGVAKEACPLNLAPTASTTAQMAMGDALAVALLDARGFGSEDFARSHPGGALGRKLLTHVSDMMRSGDEVPRVAPTATLSELMREMSSKGLGATAVVDAQGRAIGIFTDGDLRRQVETGGDLRGLTAADVMHPGPRTLRAEALAVEAAELMEEHRITSVLIVDPQGLLIGALSINDLMRAKVI is encoded by the coding sequence ATGAGTTCAGCTCCCCTGCCCCCCGTGGTCGACGCCGACGCAATCCTGGCGCGGGCGCGCGCCACCTTCGACATCGAGTCCGATGCCGTGCTCGGCCTCAAGTCGCGCGTGGGTCCGAGTTTCGTCGACGCCGTGCGCAAGATCCTGGACGTGCGCGGACGCGTGGTCGTCATGGGCATGGGCAAGAGCGGCCATGTCGGCCGCAAGATTGCGGCGACCCTGGCCTCCACCGGCACGCCGGCCATGTTCGTCCACCCGGCCGAAGCGAGCCACGGCGACCTCGGCATGATCAAGCCGGTCGACCTGGTGCTGGCCATCTCCAACAGCGGCGAGGTCGACGAACTCACCGTGATCCTGCCGGTGGTCAAGCGCCAGGGCGTGCCGCTCATTGCCATGACCGGCCGCACCGACTCCACCCTCGCGCGCCACGCCGACATCGTGATCGACGCCGGCGTGGCCAAGGAGGCCTGCCCGCTCAACCTCGCCCCCACCGCGAGCACCACCGCCCAGATGGCCATGGGCGACGCGCTGGCGGTGGCGCTGCTCGACGCGCGCGGCTTCGGCTCCGAAGACTTCGCGCGCTCGCACCCCGGCGGCGCGCTCGGCCGCAAGCTGCTCACGCACGTGAGCGACATGATGCGCTCGGGCGACGAGGTGCCGCGCGTGGCGCCCACCGCAACGCTCAGCGAGCTGATGCGCGAGATGAGCTCCAAGGGCCTGGGCGCCACCGCCGTGGTCGATGCGCAAGGCCGTGCCATCGGCATCTTCACCGACGGCGACCTGCGCCGCCAGGTGGAGACCGGCGGCGACCTGCGCGGCCTCACCGCCGCCGACGTGATGCACCCCGGCCCGCGCACGCTGCGCGCCGAGGCGCTGGCGGTCGAGGCGGCCGAGCTGATGGAAGAACACCGCATTACCAGCGTGCTCATCGTCGACCCCCAGGGGCTCCTGATCGGCGCGCTCAGCATCAACGACCTGATGCGCGCGAAGGTCATCTGA
- a CDS encoding monovalent cation:proton antiporter-2 (CPA2) family protein — MSSFDLTLMYLLAAVLGVVVCRSLKLPPMLGYLSAGVLIGPHALALAQNSEAIRHLGEFGVVFLMFVIGLEFSLPKLRAMRKHVFGLGLLQVLLTMAIATAGALLIASQLPPAWRLGWQTALALSGALTMSSTAIVVKLMAERLELESEHGKRVMGVLLFQDLAVVPLLVLIPALGAPPEALAKAIGLALVKATLLIGVLLYGGPRIMRWWLTLVARRRSEELFILNVLLVTLGLAWLTELAGLSLALGAFIAGMLVSETEYKHQVETDIRPFHDVLLGLFFITVGMSLDWHIVVERWALVAVLLVLPLAFKLALVTVLARVLGATAGVSLRTGLYLAQAGEFGFVLLALAQERSLLPPWLANPVLASMVLSMLATPFIVMYTNAIVRKLVASDWLQQSLQMTTIARKTINTARHVIICGYGRCGQNLARILEREGIPYMALDLDPDRVRQAAAAGDSVVFGDAARLQALMAAGLARASAVVVTYLDVPGAMKVLANIRSHAPQVPVIVRTQDDLDLEKLQAAGATEVVPEAIEGSLMLASHALALVGVPMRRVIRVVQDQRDARYNLLRGYFHGADDDNADELDHERLNTFTLTPGARAVGQNLARLALDSLGVRVASLRRHDGQNQVFTGDTVLTDGDTLVLCGKPAALAVAIERLQKG, encoded by the coding sequence ATGTCCTCGTTCGATCTCACGCTGATGTATTTGCTGGCCGCAGTGCTCGGCGTGGTGGTCTGCCGCTCGCTGAAACTGCCGCCGATGCTGGGCTATCTGTCGGCCGGCGTGCTGATCGGGCCGCATGCGCTGGCATTGGCGCAGAACTCCGAAGCCATCCGCCACCTCGGCGAGTTCGGCGTGGTGTTCCTGATGTTCGTGATCGGGCTGGAGTTCAGCCTGCCCAAGCTGCGCGCCATGCGCAAGCACGTGTTCGGCCTGGGCCTGCTGCAGGTGCTGCTGACCATGGCCATTGCCACCGCCGGGGCGCTGCTCATCGCCTCGCAGCTCCCGCCGGCCTGGCGGCTCGGATGGCAGACGGCGCTGGCGCTGTCGGGCGCACTCACGATGAGCAGCACCGCGATCGTCGTGAAGCTGATGGCCGAGCGTCTCGAACTCGAAAGCGAGCACGGCAAGCGCGTGATGGGCGTGCTGCTGTTCCAGGACCTGGCGGTGGTGCCGCTGCTGGTGCTGATTCCCGCGCTCGGCGCACCGCCCGAGGCGCTGGCCAAGGCCATCGGCCTGGCGCTGGTGAAGGCCACCCTGCTGATCGGCGTGCTGCTCTACGGCGGTCCGCGCATCATGCGCTGGTGGCTCACGCTCGTCGCGCGGCGGCGCAGCGAGGAGCTCTTCATCCTGAACGTGCTGCTGGTGACGCTCGGCCTGGCCTGGCTCACCGAGCTGGCCGGCCTGAGCCTCGCGCTGGGCGCCTTCATCGCCGGCATGCTGGTGTCGGAGACCGAATACAAGCACCAGGTCGAAACCGACATCCGCCCGTTCCACGACGTGCTGCTGGGCCTGTTCTTCATCACGGTGGGCATGTCGCTGGACTGGCACATCGTGGTGGAGCGCTGGGCGCTGGTGGCTGTGCTGCTGGTGCTGCCGCTGGCCTTCAAGCTGGCACTGGTGACGGTGCTGGCGCGGGTGCTGGGCGCCACCGCGGGCGTCTCGCTGCGCACCGGCCTCTACCTGGCGCAGGCCGGCGAATTCGGCTTCGTGCTGCTGGCGCTGGCGCAGGAGCGCAGCCTCCTGCCGCCGTGGCTGGCCAACCCGGTCCTGGCGTCGATGGTGCTGTCGATGCTCGCCACGCCCTTCATCGTGATGTACACCAACGCCATCGTGCGCAAGCTGGTGGCGAGCGACTGGCTGCAGCAATCGCTGCAGATGACCACGATCGCGCGCAAGACCATCAACACCGCCCGGCACGTGATCATCTGCGGCTACGGGCGCTGCGGCCAGAACCTGGCGCGCATCCTCGAGCGCGAAGGCATTCCCTACATGGCGCTGGACCTCGACCCCGACCGCGTGCGGCAGGCCGCAGCGGCGGGCGATTCGGTGGTGTTCGGCGACGCGGCCCGGCTGCAGGCACTGATGGCGGCCGGCCTGGCGCGCGCCAGCGCCGTGGTCGTGACCTATCTCGACGTGCCGGGCGCCATGAAGGTGCTGGCCAATATCCGCTCCCACGCGCCGCAGGTGCCTGTGATCGTGCGCACGCAGGACGACCTCGACCTCGAGAAGCTGCAGGCGGCCGGTGCGACCGAGGTGGTGCCCGAGGCGATCGAGGGCTCGCTGATGCTCGCCAGCCATGCGCTGGCGCTGGTCGGCGTGCCGATGCGGCGCGTGATCCGCGTGGTGCAGGACCAGCGCGACGCGCGCTACAACCTGCTGCGCGGCTACTTCCACGGCGCGGACGACGACAACGCCGACGAGCTCGACCACGAGCGGCTCAACACCTTCACGCTCACGCCCGGCGCCCGCGCCGTCGGCCAGAACCTGGCGCGGCTGGCGCTCGACAGCCTGGGCGTGCGCGTCGCCAGCCTGCGCCGCCACGACGGC